In Paenibacillus sp. 1781tsa1, one DNA window encodes the following:
- a CDS encoding ABC transporter ATP-binding protein has product MSENIIQTANLWKTYRDRAAVRELDLHIKKGDIYGFLGPNGAGKTTTIRMLLGLIKPTKGVIRVFDKDIRKERMDILRRVGSLVEYPSYYGHLNAVENLETLRRIINVPKSRIDEVLSIVDLTKDAKRSVKGYSLGMKQRLGIASALLGEPELLILDEPTNGLDPAGIQEIRELIKRMPLEHGITVLVSSHLLSEVEQMASRVGIIREGKMVLQDTIASLHSQTGSSIRLTVSEPEEAMKLAREQGQFGQRQGSALTFPYMDNPSVALLVRRLIEQDHDVYRVEEQRQSLEDLFMRVIGEGASI; this is encoded by the coding sequence GTGAGTGAAAATATTATTCAAACGGCGAATTTATGGAAAACATATCGGGATCGTGCAGCGGTCCGTGAACTTGATCTGCATATTAAAAAGGGAGATATCTACGGCTTCCTTGGTCCCAATGGTGCCGGCAAAACAACAACGATTCGCATGCTTCTCGGCTTGATTAAACCAACCAAAGGCGTGATCCGTGTCTTTGACAAGGATATCCGCAAGGAGCGCATGGATATTTTGCGCCGTGTAGGCTCCTTGGTTGAATACCCGTCCTATTATGGACATCTGAACGCGGTAGAGAATCTGGAAACCTTGCGCCGCATCATCAATGTACCAAAATCAAGAATTGATGAGGTGCTGTCCATTGTAGATTTGACCAAGGATGCCAAACGTTCAGTAAAAGGGTATTCCCTTGGGATGAAGCAACGCCTCGGTATTGCCAGTGCTTTGCTGGGTGAACCGGAATTGCTGATTCTGGACGAACCAACGAATGGACTTGATCCGGCCGGTATCCAGGAGATTCGGGAACTGATCAAACGTATGCCTCTGGAACATGGCATTACCGTTCTGGTTTCCAGCCACTTGCTGAGTGAAGTTGAACAGATGGCAAGTCGTGTCGGCATTATCCGTGAAGGCAAGATGGTGCTTCAGGATACCATCGCGAGTCTGCATAGTCAGACGGGCAGCTCGATCCGTTTAACAGTTTCCGAACCGGAAGAGGCCATGAAACTGGCGAGAGAGCAGGGGCAATTTGGTCAGCGACAAGGTTCGGCGTTAACGTTCCCTTATATGGATAATCCTTCGGTTGCGCTGCTTGTGCGCCGATTGATTGAACAGGATCATGATGTGTATCGTGTAGAGGAACAGCGTCAGTCGCTGGAAGATCTGTTCATGCGGGTCATCGGCGAGGGGGCATCCATATGA
- a CDS encoding ABC transporter permease, protein MTGRALSSDWLKIRGKGIWFLVFLAPLGLTAMQALNFGLRLDYLKEQYAGNLWGGLLGNVVVFVPLSLMLGATILSSMIANVEHEQGSWKQLLAMPIPRPAVYLAKFLLACLLLVISCLLLTAGIIGLGLILGFHANEIPWTHAIKLGLLPLAGALPVLSLELWLTMVNKNQALPVTLGIVLAITGMFALSISPNFPLAWAQMAWNGPNPYLYAGMGAGLGLLILLMGMLHFSRKDVA, encoded by the coding sequence ATGACCGGACGTGCATTATCGTCGGACTGGCTCAAGATTCGGGGGAAAGGAATCTGGTTTCTCGTTTTCCTGGCCCCGCTTGGATTGACAGCGATGCAGGCGCTTAATTTTGGCTTACGGTTGGACTATCTGAAAGAACAGTATGCCGGTAACCTGTGGGGTGGATTGCTGGGCAATGTGGTTGTCTTTGTGCCGTTGTCCCTGATGCTGGGAGCGACCATTCTCAGCTCCATGATTGCTAATGTCGAGCATGAACAGGGGTCGTGGAAACAGCTTCTCGCAATGCCAATTCCAAGGCCGGCCGTATATCTGGCGAAGTTCTTGCTGGCATGTCTGCTGCTGGTGATCTCCTGCCTGCTGCTAACCGCAGGGATTATAGGTTTGGGTCTGATCCTCGGATTCCATGCCAATGAGATCCCTTGGACGCATGCAATCAAGCTGGGGCTGTTGCCCTTGGCTGGTGCGCTTCCCGTGTTGTCGTTGGAGTTATGGCTCACAATGGTCAATAAAAATCAGGCGCTTCCCGTCACTCTGGGAATTGTTCTCGCGATAACAGGTATGTTCGCGCTCAGTATCTCACCGAACTTTCCACTTGCTTGGGCACAGATGGCTTGGAATGGACCTAATCCATATCTGTATGCAGGCATGGGTGCAGGTCTGGGGCTCTTAATCCTGTTGATGGGTATGCTGCACTTTAGCCGAAAGGATGTGGCCTGA
- a CDS encoding ABC transporter permease, whose amino-acid sequence MSFATTYFRILSAERLKMGKSPVWLLILLSPLIALLIGLLSTPSGNWQVLMGTMVFLHGLLLLPMLTGVFTSFVCRFEHAGGGWKQMLVLPLTRSGVYAGKLTIVLMLLAGTQVLLLMSILLAGMIHGITMQIPWGFLVGKLLLGLLACVPLAALQMFVSLVWSSFAAPLALNFALTVPNILIVNSATYGPYYPWAQPMILMTPVDGGGFGAYNVPLMTILAVVRGSAVIFIGIGMMYFAKKEI is encoded by the coding sequence ATGAGCTTCGCGACAACATATTTTCGAATTTTATCGGCTGAGCGGCTAAAGATGGGCAAATCCCCCGTATGGCTCCTGATTCTGTTGAGTCCACTCATTGCGTTGCTCATCGGACTCTTGTCCACGCCTTCGGGGAATTGGCAGGTACTGATGGGCACGATGGTATTCTTGCACGGATTACTCCTGTTGCCGATGCTGACTGGCGTGTTTACGTCCTTTGTCTGCCGTTTTGAACATGCAGGAGGAGGGTGGAAGCAGATGCTGGTATTGCCACTCACACGTTCAGGGGTGTATGCAGGCAAGCTGACGATTGTACTCATGCTTCTGGCGGGTACACAAGTATTGTTGCTGATGTCCATTCTGCTGGCAGGCATGATCCATGGCATTACGATGCAGATCCCATGGGGATTCCTGGTGGGCAAACTGCTGCTTGGGTTGCTGGCCTGTGTACCACTGGCTGCCTTGCAGATGTTCGTTTCCCTGGTGTGGAGCAGCTTTGCTGCACCGCTCGCACTGAATTTTGCACTGACCGTGCCTAATATCCTCATCGTCAACTCAGCGACATATGGACCGTATTATCCTTGGGCGCAACCGATGATTCTGATGACACCCGTAGACGGCGGAGGTTTCGGAGCCTACAACGTGCCGCTGATGACGATACTGGCGGTCGTCAGAGGCAGTGCTGTCATTTTCATTGGAATCGGCATGATGTATTTTGCCAAAAAAGAAATTTGA
- a CDS encoding DapH/DapD/GlmU-related protein, with the protein MLPNRVKIAYGKLRGLAIFGKIQPSMGLLPRIRGKVYLNKRGDLQVGKRLNIIGKPWGTQLTVVKGARLTIGDDVMINAGVGIAANVEVTIGNNVMIGPRTSIFDSAYHRIDSLDDGSQTAKRIVIQDNAWIGTGALILPGVTIGRNAVVAAGSTVTKDVPENTLVAGAPAKIIRELTIHDGWVRH; encoded by the coding sequence ATGCTGCCCAACAGAGTTAAAATTGCCTATGGCAAACTAAGAGGCTTGGCCATTTTTGGTAAAATCCAACCCTCAATGGGCCTGCTGCCAAGAATCAGGGGTAAGGTTTATCTGAATAAACGGGGTGACTTACAGGTGGGAAAGAGACTTAACATCATCGGTAAACCCTGGGGAACCCAGCTAACCGTGGTCAAAGGGGCACGATTAACCATTGGTGATGACGTCATGATTAATGCCGGTGTGGGGATTGCCGCCAACGTAGAGGTGACGATCGGTAATAACGTCATGATCGGTCCTCGAACAAGCATATTCGACAGTGCTTATCACCGGATTGATTCACTGGATGACGGGAGCCAGACTGCCAAACGAATTGTTATCCAGGATAATGCCTGGATTGGTACAGGCGCGCTCATTCTGCCCGGAGTGACTATTGGCAGAAATGCAGTCGTGGCAGCAGGAAGCACGGTGACCAAAGATGTACCCGAGAATACACTTGTAGCCGGAGCCCCAGCCAAAATCATTCGAGAGCTGACCATTCATGACGGGTGGGTTAGGCATTAG